Proteins encoded in a region of the Neisseria subflava genome:
- a CDS encoding sugar transferase encodes MNKFFKRLFDIVASASGLIILSPVFLILVYLIRKNLGSPVFFIQERPGKDGKPFKMIKFRSMRDAIDKDGNPLPDSERLTDFGKKLRATSLDELPELWNVLKGEMSLVGPRPLLMHYLPLYNDFQNRRHEMKPGVTGWAQVNGRNAISWDEKFAHDVWYIDHFSFWLDIKILFLTVKKVFVKEGISAEGEATMPYFTGNKTDEKK; translated from the coding sequence ATGAATAAATTTTTCAAACGCCTGTTTGACATTGTTGCCTCCGCCTCTGGGCTGATTATCCTGTCGCCTGTGTTTTTGATTTTGGTGTACCTCATCCGCAAAAACTTAGGCTCGCCCGTGTTCTTCATCCAAGAGCGGCCGGGTAAAGACGGCAAGCCGTTTAAAATGATTAAATTCCGCTCCATGCGCGATGCAATCGATAAAGACGGCAACCCGTTACCGGACAGCGAACGCCTGACCGATTTCGGCAAAAAATTACGTGCCACCAGCTTGGACGAACTTCCTGAATTATGGAATGTCTTAAAAGGCGAGATGAGTTTGGTTGGCCCTCGTCCGCTGCTGATGCACTACCTGCCGTTGTACAACGACTTCCAAAACCGCCGCCACGAAATGAAACCGGGCGTGACCGGTTGGGCGCAAGTCAATGGCCGCAACGCTATTTCATGGGACGAAAAGTTCGCCCACGATGTTTGGTACATCGACCACTTCAGCTTCTGGCTGGATATTAAAATTTTGTTCCTGACGGTTAAAAAAGTCTTCGTCAAAGAAGGCATCTCAGCCGAAGGAGAAGCCACTATGCCTTATTTCACGGGTAATAAAACTGATGAAAAAAAATAA
- a CDS encoding glycosyltransferase — protein sequence MNITIVAPYCSLPSEPHFNRFWYLAELLSQSHDVLLITSNFKHYDKSFRRPEDAEAASQGRLKVMLLEESGYSKNVSLRRVTSHHRFVKHFEKWLENCRPGEQDVVFSAYPLIATNLLLGKHKARLGYKLIVDVQDVWPESFSSVVPFLKKVPHNLLPFASRANQAYRYADALVAVSQTYLDRAKEANPNVPGEVVYIGADFPKLDAAPAKNFGDDKIRFFYLGTLSYSYDVETVCKGVRKLLDAGENVELHIMGGGPDLDRLKQYACDGIKFYGYIPYAEMMSVAKGCDISVNAIHSYAMQSITNKLSDYMALQKPILNSQVNDEVAEVLTLLPHANYRSGDVDSFVKAAKDILKRKDDPVQSEEIVRRFKRDVAYQKIVNLIERLAHE from the coding sequence ATGAACATTACCATCGTCGCCCCTTATTGCTCGCTGCCGTCCGAGCCGCATTTCAACCGCTTCTGGTATCTTGCCGAGCTGTTGTCGCAGTCGCATGACGTGTTGCTGATTACCAGCAACTTCAAGCACTACGACAAATCTTTCAGACGGCCCGAAGATGCCGAGGCCGCCTCACAAGGCCGTCTGAAAGTGATGTTGTTGGAAGAAAGCGGGTACAGCAAAAACGTGTCTTTAAGGCGCGTAACCAGCCATCACCGCTTCGTCAAACATTTTGAAAAATGGTTGGAAAACTGCCGTCCGGGCGAACAAGACGTCGTCTTTTCCGCCTATCCGCTGATTGCCACCAACCTGCTCTTGGGCAAACACAAAGCGCGTTTGGGCTACAAGCTGATTGTCGATGTGCAGGACGTATGGCCGGAGTCCTTCTCCTCGGTCGTACCGTTTTTGAAAAAAGTACCGCATAACCTGCTGCCCTTTGCTTCACGCGCCAACCAAGCCTACCGCTACGCCGACGCGCTGGTTGCCGTATCACAGACTTATCTCGACCGTGCCAAAGAAGCCAATCCGAATGTACCCGGCGAAGTCGTCTATATCGGCGCGGATTTTCCGAAACTCGATGCCGCGCCTGCCAAAAATTTCGGCGACGACAAAATCCGCTTTTTCTACTTGGGCACGCTCAGTTACAGCTATGACGTGGAAACCGTGTGCAAAGGCGTTCGCAAGCTGTTGGATGCCGGCGAAAACGTCGAGTTGCACATCATGGGCGGCGGCCCCGATTTAGACAGGCTCAAACAATATGCCTGCGACGGCATCAAGTTTTACGGCTACATTCCTTACGCCGAAATGATGTCGGTCGCCAAAGGCTGCGACATTTCCGTCAACGCCATCCACTCTTACGCCATGCAGTCGATTACCAACAAACTTTCCGACTATATGGCTTTGCAAAAACCGATTCTGAACAGCCAGGTCAACGACGAAGTTGCCGAAGTCCTTACCCTGCTGCCGCATGCGAACTACCGTTCCGGCGATGTGGACAGCTTCGTTAAAGCCGCCAAAGATATTTTGAAGCGCAAAGACGATCCTGTTCAGTCCGAAGAAATCGTCCGCCGCTTCAAGCGCGACGTTGCCTATCAAAAAATCGTCAACCTGATTGAAAGATTAGCTCATGAATAA
- a CDS encoding glycosyltransferase family 4 protein, protein MKIILTTSMSGLGGTENATFRLGRLLKQRGHDIVLASSDGPLIQEAQALGIRWQPIDFYQGGLLGYIKGMFAYMKLLKKEKPDVIHCQMARIVPACAIAAKFASPKTKVFYHARGLDPETYPKIAKLFDKLGVYIIGNCKHEREKLIRYGFPANRITYTYNALHKADYVPEKTVKDYVQLGTLSRLDTVRAVHLMLDILKKMVDRGMPVRLNVAGIGEEMDNLKAQAKRLGIEDKVTFLGGVRDLTGYFKEVDILVNTPHCVGDHGAGVGNNILEAGLYDTPVVTYNMAGISEMVITGQTGYCIPFGDDEAFIEAVDTLIKHPELRGQMGKALHKHVETLCSDDEIYRTTMAAYEM, encoded by the coding sequence ATGAAAATCATCCTGACTACCTCCATGTCCGGCCTCGGTGGCACTGAAAACGCCACTTTCCGCCTCGGCCGCCTGCTCAAACAACGCGGACACGATATCGTATTGGCCTCTTCAGACGGCCCTTTGATTCAGGAAGCGCAAGCATTGGGCATCCGTTGGCAGCCGATTGATTTTTACCAAGGCGGTCTTTTGGGTTACATCAAAGGCATGTTTGCCTACATGAAACTGCTGAAAAAAGAGAAACCCGATGTGATTCACTGCCAAATGGCGCGTATCGTTCCGGCCTGCGCCATTGCGGCCAAGTTTGCCTCACCAAAAACCAAAGTGTTCTACCACGCGCGCGGCCTTGATCCGGAAACTTATCCGAAAATTGCCAAGCTTTTCGACAAGCTGGGCGTATACATCATCGGCAACTGCAAACACGAACGCGAAAAACTCATCCGTTACGGTTTCCCTGCCAACCGCATCACCTACACTTACAACGCCCTGCACAAAGCGGATTACGTTCCTGAAAAAACAGTCAAAGACTATGTCCAACTGGGCACGCTTTCCCGTTTGGACACCGTCCGCGCCGTGCATTTAATGCTGGATATTTTGAAGAAAATGGTTGACCGCGGTATGCCTGTACGCCTCAACGTTGCAGGCATCGGCGAAGAAATGGACAACCTCAAAGCCCAAGCCAAACGTTTGGGCATCGAAGACAAAGTTACCTTCCTCGGCGGCGTCCGCGACTTGACCGGCTACTTCAAAGAAGTCGATATTTTGGTGAACACGCCGCATTGCGTGGGCGACCACGGTGCAGGCGTCGGCAACAATATTTTGGAAGCCGGCCTTTACGACACACCTGTCGTGACCTACAACATGGCGGGCATTTCCGAAATGGTCATCACCGGCCAAACCGGCTACTGCATTCCTTTCGGCGATGACGAAGCGTTTATCGAAGCCGTCGATACACTCATCAAGCATCCAGAGCTGCGCGGTCAAATGGGCAAAGCCCTGCACAAACACGTCGAAACTTTATGCTCCGACGACGAAATCTACCGCACCACCATGGCTGCGTACGAAATGTAA
- a CDS encoding O-antigen ligase family protein, with the protein MKIKRLNLYTYILYIMLAAYMLGPALSFKVGVPRIDNPLTLIFVLLGFVVFFLESKHIPRKIFAMLCALTAMCIWPAIHMGITSLTPTQYMDILFFMAVPAFFYLFYQVLKRADDPLRTIQKFLVVFTLFIAVPPFAELATGIQFVSASDELAIDEGSLKGLFFNPNNLAATAVCLAPAILFFFQLQGRKHKEKLLGWGLFLLLGMAIFASVSRTAIGCYLLILLVYTAYRKNGFITVGVAGLLALVLSMIPSRAIAEFLLSLNGNQFLERFSSRVYLFLYDLGSDNSVSYRQEIYNYFWNNPPLLLTGYGPKNFREYFGGHLSGSLGFENPHSFIIELYLGFGMISLLGFIAFVACYFLYTASNRAVTGKSRVLAWVALGIFLLAGFIPSTILRMPFIWLPCLLIFIYSVFVAPKLKDMAAYAYNETLYDTKKPS; encoded by the coding sequence ATGAAAATAAAACGTCTGAACTTATACACTTACATCCTATACATCATGCTCGCAGCCTATATGCTGGGGCCCGCGCTGTCCTTTAAGGTCGGCGTACCGCGTATTGATAACCCGCTGACCCTGATATTTGTACTGCTTGGTTTTGTCGTATTTTTTCTGGAAAGCAAGCATATTCCGCGCAAGATTTTTGCCATGCTCTGCGCCCTGACTGCCATGTGCATCTGGCCTGCCATCCACATGGGCATTACGTCGCTGACGCCGACGCAGTACATGGATATTTTGTTTTTTATGGCGGTTCCGGCTTTCTTCTACTTGTTTTACCAAGTATTGAAGCGCGCCGACGACCCTTTGAGGACGATTCAGAAGTTCCTCGTCGTATTTACGCTGTTTATCGCCGTGCCGCCGTTTGCAGAGCTGGCCACCGGTATTCAGTTTGTGAGTGCCAGCGATGAGTTGGCTATTGATGAAGGCTCGCTCAAAGGCTTGTTCTTTAACCCGAACAACCTTGCCGCTACCGCAGTCTGCCTTGCGCCTGCCATTTTGTTTTTCTTCCAACTCCAAGGACGGAAACACAAAGAAAAACTGCTGGGCTGGGGCTTGTTCCTGCTGTTGGGCATGGCCATTTTCGCTAGCGTATCGCGTACCGCCATCGGCTGTTACCTGTTAATTTTGCTGGTTTATACGGCCTATCGCAAAAACGGTTTTATTACGGTCGGCGTAGCAGGTTTGCTGGCGTTGGTGTTGTCGATGATTCCGTCACGCGCGATTGCGGAATTTTTGCTGTCGCTCAACGGCAACCAGTTTTTGGAACGCTTTTCCAGCCGCGTGTACCTCTTCCTGTACGACTTGGGCAGCGACAACTCCGTGTCCTACCGTCAGGAGATTTACAACTACTTCTGGAACAATCCGCCCCTGCTGCTGACCGGCTACGGCCCTAAAAACTTCCGCGAATATTTCGGCGGCCATTTGAGCGGCAGCTTGGGCTTTGAAAACCCGCACAGCTTCATCATCGAGCTGTATCTGGGTTTCGGCATGATTTCCCTGCTCGGCTTTATTGCCTTTGTGGCGTGTTATTTCCTCTACACCGCCTCAAACCGCGCAGTAACCGGCAAATCGCGCGTTTTGGCTTGGGTTGCCTTGGGCATTTTCCTGCTGGCCGGTTTTATTCCGTCCACCATTTTGCGTATGCCGTTTATCTGGCTGCCCTGCCTGCTGATTTTTATTTACAGCGTATTTGTTGCGCCCAAGCTGAAAGATATGGCCGCTTACGCATACAACGAAACACTATACGATACGAAGAAACCATCATGA
- a CDS encoding oligosaccharide flippase family protein → MNAKKILGYALGPIGSAAFGLLSLPLISWYFPAEDIGRIVLLQTIAGLSILLLGLGLDQSYIRDYYAVKDKAALFKSVFLSPLILTVAVVVLVLLINASWPSEIIFDIPSANLGILFLIFLATTLIIRFLALILRMKEQALAFSVSQLAPKFLILVLVFAVIASGLPANTTSLVFAYTAAQVLTVLLLIYQLRRDLQAVSHAKWSSELHRDGLRYGLPLAFGNLAYWGLTSIDRFVLKNISGLDELGIYSMAVSFGAVALIFQSVFSTIWAPLVFKWVEEKNNLDKIGDITLSMTVLISAMICLIGIFSPMATWILPEKYTQVQFILLSCMLFPLFYTLTEVSGIGLNVVRSTWLITVINIVAFIANTALLYLLVPKFGAKGAAMASATAFWLFFILKTEFSSRLWQPLPRLKIYTNSTLCLIICLAYTWLGTRDNYIWFALAWAVGLGFLFLKYKHALFAATEKIKAKLNRSAK, encoded by the coding sequence ATGAACGCGAAAAAAATCCTCGGCTACGCATTGGGCCCGATAGGAAGCGCCGCTTTCGGCCTGCTTTCCCTGCCGCTCATCTCATGGTACTTCCCTGCGGAAGACATCGGCCGTATCGTACTCTTGCAGACCATTGCCGGACTGAGCATTCTGCTCTTGGGCTTGGGGCTGGACCAATCCTATATTCGCGACTATTACGCCGTTAAAGACAAGGCCGCGCTGTTCAAATCCGTTTTTTTATCGCCATTGATTCTGACGGTGGCGGTTGTGGTTTTAGTGTTGCTGATAAACGCATCATGGCCGTCTGAAATCATTTTCGACATCCCCAGTGCGAATTTGGGGATTCTCTTCCTGATTTTCTTAGCCACCACGCTGATTATCCGTTTTTTAGCCTTGATTTTGCGGATGAAAGAGCAGGCATTGGCTTTTTCCGTCAGCCAGCTTGCGCCGAAATTCTTGATTTTGGTGTTGGTTTTTGCCGTGATTGCTTCCGGCTTGCCTGCCAATACTACTTCGCTGGTTTTTGCCTACACCGCAGCCCAAGTGCTGACTGTTTTACTGTTGATCTATCAACTGCGCCGAGATCTGCAAGCCGTTTCCCATGCGAAATGGTCGTCCGAGCTGCATCGGGACGGCCTGCGCTACGGCCTGCCGCTGGCATTCGGCAACTTGGCCTATTGGGGCCTGACTTCGATTGACCGCTTTGTCCTCAAAAACATCTCTGGCTTGGACGAGTTGGGCATTTATTCGATGGCGGTCAGCTTTGGCGCCGTCGCCTTGATTTTCCAAAGCGTGTTCTCCACCATTTGGGCGCCTTTGGTGTTCAAATGGGTAGAAGAAAAAAACAATCTGGACAAAATCGGCGACATCACGCTTTCCATGACCGTCCTCATCAGCGCAATGATTTGCCTCATCGGGATTTTCTCGCCGATGGCGACCTGGATACTGCCGGAAAAATACACGCAGGTTCAATTTATCCTGCTCTCGTGTATGCTCTTCCCCCTGTTTTACACGCTGACCGAAGTCAGCGGCATCGGTTTGAACGTCGTCCGCTCGACTTGGCTGATTACTGTCATCAACATCGTTGCCTTTATCGCCAATACCGCCCTACTCTATCTGTTGGTACCGAAATTTGGTGCAAAAGGTGCAGCTATGGCCAGCGCAACGGCTTTTTGGCTGTTTTTCATCTTGAAAACCGAATTCTCTTCACGCCTGTGGCAGCCTTTGCCGCGCCTGAAGATTTATACCAACTCAACGCTCTGCCTGATAATCTGCCTTGCCTACACTTGGCTGGGTACACGCGACAACTATATTTGGTTTGCGCTGGCATGGGCAGTCGGACTGGGTTTCCTGTTCCTAAAATACAAACACGCACTATTTGCCGCGACCGAAAAAATCAAAGCCAAATTAAACCGTTCGGCAAAATAG
- a CDS encoding nucleotide sugar dehydrogenase — MKNITIQKFADKTAKIGIVGLGYVGLPLMLRYVDIGYQVLGFDIDTNKVDKLNKGESYIEHIPSDKIAAASNSLFEATTDFSRIGEVEAVILCVPTPLNKYREPDMSFVIDTTDAVKPYLRAGQVLSLESTTYPGTTEEELLPRMEEGGLKVGQDVFLVYSPEREDPGNPNFETRTIPKVIGGHTPACLEVGLALYQPAIDKVVPVSSTKAAELTKLLENIHRAVNIGLVNEMKIVADKMGIDIHEVINAAATKPFGFVAYYPGPGLGGHCIPIDPFYLTWKAREYGVNTRFIELAGEVNSHMPDYVIEKVGLALNDHNRSIKDSKILVLGIAYKKNVDDMRESPSVEVMDRLHKLGAVVSYSDPHVPEFPHIPGHHYFDLKSEALTPETVAQYDCVVLTTDHDKFDYDMITEHAKLIVDTRGKFPVKNPKVIKA; from the coding sequence ATGAAAAACATTACGATACAAAAATTTGCCGATAAGACCGCAAAAATCGGCATCGTTGGCTTAGGCTACGTCGGTTTACCACTGATGTTGCGCTATGTGGACATCGGTTACCAAGTTTTGGGTTTCGACATTGACACCAACAAAGTCGACAAGCTCAATAAAGGCGAAAGCTACATCGAGCATATCCCTTCCGACAAAATTGCCGCTGCTTCCAACAGCCTGTTTGAAGCAACGACCGACTTCTCCCGCATCGGCGAAGTAGAAGCCGTCATTTTGTGCGTACCGACTCCGCTGAACAAATACCGCGAGCCGGACATGAGCTTTGTGATCGACACTACCGATGCGGTAAAACCTTACCTGCGCGCCGGTCAAGTGCTGTCTTTGGAATCCACCACCTACCCCGGTACTACCGAAGAAGAATTGCTGCCACGCATGGAAGAAGGCGGCTTGAAAGTCGGTCAAGACGTATTCTTGGTTTACTCTCCTGAGCGTGAAGACCCGGGCAACCCTAACTTTGAAACCCGTACCATTCCAAAAGTCATCGGCGGCCATACCCCAGCGTGTTTGGAAGTCGGCCTTGCGCTGTACCAACCTGCCATCGATAAAGTTGTTCCAGTAAGCTCCACCAAAGCTGCCGAGCTGACCAAACTTCTGGAAAACATCCACCGCGCCGTAAACATCGGCTTGGTGAACGAGATGAAAATCGTTGCCGACAAAATGGGCATCGACATTCACGAAGTCATCAATGCCGCTGCAACCAAACCGTTCGGCTTCGTTGCTTATTATCCAGGCCCTGGATTGGGCGGCCACTGTATCCCTATCGACCCGTTCTACCTGACTTGGAAAGCACGAGAATACGGTGTAAACACCCGTTTCATCGAGCTGGCTGGCGAAGTGAACTCCCACATGCCCGACTACGTTATCGAAAAAGTCGGCCTGGCTTTGAATGACCACAACCGTTCTATCAAAGACAGCAAAATCTTGGTATTGGGTATCGCCTACAAGAAAAACGTGGACGATATGCGTGAAAGCCCGTCTGTGGAAGTGATGGACCGCCTGCACAAACTGGGCGCAGTGGTTTCCTACTCTGACCCGCACGTTCCAGAGTTCCCACATATCCCCGGCCACCACTACTTCGACCTGAAGAGCGAAGCGCTGACCCCTGAAACTGTCGCTCAATACGACTGCGTGGTTCTGACCACCGATCACGACAAATTCGACTATGACATGATCACCGAACATGCCAAGCTGATTGTCGATACTCGCGGCAAATTCCCAGTGAAAAATCCTAAAGTCATCAAAGCATAA
- the ribD gene encoding bifunctional diaminohydroxyphosphoribosylaminopyrimidine deaminase/5-amino-6-(5-phosphoribosylamino)uracil reductase RibD: MFSALDTQMMQTALELAKLGRFSTSPNPRVGCVIAHGAQIVGQGFHVKAGEPHAEVHALRQAGATAKGATAYVTLEPCSHYGRTPPCAEALVHSGVTRVVAAMTDPNPLVAGKGLSMLEAAGIRTESGLLEAQARELNRGFLSRIERGRPFVRLKCAASLDGKTALSDGRSFWITGEAAREDVQILRAESCAVLTGIGTVLADNPKLNVRSFPTLRQPARIVLDSRLQIPLDCHLVTDTESPTVIVTLSSDEQRLQALGKFEHIRIIRPSEHINGRINLLSLMPQLAELGFGEVLVEAGSTLASAFLKDDLVDEIVLYQAPKLLGAGKPLFSLPENPAALLSDGPWQSQSVEIIGQDIKWVLRKKSV; encoded by the coding sequence ATGTTTTCCGCACTTGATACCCAAATGATGCAAACCGCCCTCGAGCTGGCCAAGCTTGGGCGGTTTTCTACTTCCCCCAATCCCCGCGTCGGTTGCGTAATTGCACACGGCGCACAAATCGTCGGACAAGGTTTCCACGTCAAAGCAGGCGAGCCGCACGCTGAAGTTCACGCATTAAGGCAGGCCGGAGCTACGGCAAAAGGTGCAACAGCCTATGTCACGCTGGAACCTTGCAGCCATTACGGCCGCACACCGCCATGCGCCGAAGCGCTGGTTCATTCCGGCGTAACGCGCGTGGTCGCCGCCATGACCGACCCTAACCCGTTGGTCGCAGGCAAAGGCTTGTCTATGCTGGAAGCCGCCGGAATCCGTACCGAAAGCGGTTTGTTGGAAGCTCAGGCGCGCGAGCTCAACCGCGGTTTCCTGTCGCGTATCGAACGCGGCAGACCATTTGTCCGCCTCAAATGCGCCGCCAGTTTGGACGGCAAAACCGCCCTTTCAGACGGCCGCAGCTTTTGGATTACCGGCGAAGCAGCGCGCGAAGACGTACAAATTCTCCGTGCCGAAAGTTGCGCCGTTTTGACCGGTATCGGTACCGTGCTTGCCGACAACCCGAAACTCAACGTCCGCAGCTTTCCCACCCTACGCCAACCTGCGCGTATCGTCTTGGACAGCCGGCTGCAAATCCCTTTGGACTGCCACCTCGTGACCGATACCGAAAGCCCGACCGTTATCGTTACCCTTTCCTCAGACGAACAACGTTTGCAGGCGCTGGGTAAATTTGAACATATCCGCATTATCAGGCCGTCTGAACACATCAACGGCCGCATCAATCTTCTTTCACTCATGCCGCAACTGGCAGAACTTGGCTTTGGCGAAGTTCTGGTAGAAGCCGGCTCAACACTTGCTTCAGCCTTCCTGAAGGATGACTTGGTGGATGAAATCGTCCTCTACCAAGCACCGAAACTGTTAGGCGCAGGCAAACCTCTTTTCTCCCTCCCTGAAAATCCGGCCGCCCTACTTTCAGACGGCCCTTGGCAAAGTCAATCGGTAGAAATCATCGGGCAGGACATTAAATGGGTTCTCCGGAAAAAATCCGTCTAA
- the nrdR gene encoding transcriptional regulator NrdR, producing the protein MKCPFCQHPNTQVTDSRWLEDTNSIRRRRKCLECGQRFSTFETVEMRMPQVIKSNGTRVPFNPHKLQTSLERALHKRPVTQEQIDETVALIEQRLYRLGKKEVASHIVGKMAMEELAKIDQVAYVRFASVYKSFKDVSEFTQVIAECKAK; encoded by the coding sequence ATGAAGTGCCCGTTTTGCCAACACCCCAACACACAAGTAACCGACTCGCGATGGCTAGAAGACACCAACAGCATCCGTCGCCGTCGCAAATGCTTGGAATGCGGACAACGCTTCAGCACTTTTGAAACCGTTGAAATGCGGATGCCGCAAGTCATCAAATCCAACGGCACACGGGTTCCCTTCAATCCGCACAAACTGCAGACCAGCCTTGAGCGCGCGCTGCACAAACGTCCTGTCACACAAGAACAAATCGATGAAACCGTTGCCCTGATCGAGCAGCGCCTCTACCGTTTGGGCAAAAAAGAAGTCGCTTCGCACATCGTTGGCAAAATGGCGATGGAGGAACTGGCAAAAATCGACCAAGTTGCTTATGTCCGCTTCGCGTCCGTCTATAAAAGCTTTAAAGACGTTTCCGAATTCACCCAAGTCATCGCCGAATGCAAAGCCAAATAA
- a CDS encoding class II glutamine amidotransferase, which translates to MCQLLGMNCNTPTDIMFSFEGFRRRGGITDHHADGFGIGFFEGKGVRLFHDDKPSANSPVADLVRAYQIKSENVIAHIRKASQGQTSLANTHPFMREMWGEYWLFAHNGHLIDFYPEQGEYYHAVGTTDSERAFCFILNRLRSRFATKPEPEVLFDAIAGLTHEIRRYGLFNFVMSNGDCLFAHASTLLHYIVRKAPFGKARLLDDDVMVDFSEVTTPNDKVSVIATLPLTRDETWSQLAVNELVMFQDGDIVLSDRPDNPVYMSAEEGLEIARAVGVSV; encoded by the coding sequence ATGTGCCAACTGCTCGGCATGAATTGCAACACGCCCACAGACATCATGTTTTCTTTTGAAGGCTTCCGCCGTCGCGGCGGCATTACTGACCACCACGCCGACGGCTTCGGTATCGGCTTTTTCGAAGGCAAAGGCGTGCGCTTGTTTCATGACGACAAACCCAGCGCCAACTCGCCCGTTGCCGACTTGGTGCGCGCCTACCAAATCAAATCTGAAAACGTTATCGCCCATATCCGCAAGGCCTCACAAGGCCAGACCTCATTGGCGAACACTCATCCCTTCATGCGCGAAATGTGGGGCGAATATTGGCTGTTTGCCCACAACGGCCATTTGATTGATTTTTACCCCGAGCAGGGCGAGTACTACCATGCCGTCGGCACGACCGATTCCGAACGCGCGTTCTGCTTTATTCTCAACCGCCTGCGCAGCCGTTTTGCCACCAAGCCCGAACCTGAAGTTTTGTTTGATGCCATCGCCGGCCTGACCCATGAAATCCGCCGCTATGGCTTGTTTAATTTCGTGATGTCCAACGGCGACTGCCTGTTTGCCCACGCCAGCACCTTACTGCACTACATCGTGCGCAAAGCCCCGTTTGGTAAAGCGCGTTTGCTGGACGATGATGTCATGGTCGATTTTTCAGAAGTGACCACCCCGAACGATAAAGTTTCCGTCATCGCCACCCTGCCCCTGACGCGAGATGAAACCTGGTCGCAATTGGCAGTCAATGAATTGGTGATGTTTCAAGACGGCGACATTGTCCTCAGCGACCGCCCCGACAATCCGGTTTACATGAGCGCGGAAGAAGGTTTGGAAATCGCCCGTGCCGTCGGCGTATCGGTTTGA
- a CDS encoding PHP domain-containing protein — MIDLHCHSTVSDGMLSPTEVVRLARQNGCTLLALTDHDHTGGLAEARAEANTLGLSFINGVEISVTWRGRTIHVVGLDFDEHNETLQNLLAKVRKGRLKRLEAIAAKLEKKGITGAYEGALALAANKEMASRTHIAEFLIRAGHVKNKQQAFTKYLGDGKSCSVRHEWATLEDCVAAITGAGGMAIIAHPMRYELSATAKRNLFQEFKNLGGAGIEVHSGNCCKNDRLNYALLADRFDFLASAGSDFHRLNDFSGGILGACPDLPEQCRPVWEHFKAV, encoded by the coding sequence ATGATTGATTTACACTGCCATTCGACCGTTTCAGACGGCATGCTCTCCCCAACCGAAGTCGTCCGACTCGCCCGTCAAAACGGTTGCACCCTGCTCGCCCTGACCGACCACGACCACACCGGCGGACTGGCCGAAGCTCGCGCCGAAGCCAATACCCTCGGCCTCTCCTTCATCAACGGCGTAGAAATATCCGTCACTTGGCGCGGCCGCACCATCCACGTTGTCGGCTTGGACTTTGACGAACACAACGAAACCCTGCAAAACCTTCTTGCTAAAGTCCGCAAAGGCCGTCTGAAACGATTGGAAGCCATCGCGGCCAAACTGGAGAAAAAAGGCATAACAGGCGCGTATGAAGGTGCGCTGGCATTAGCCGCCAACAAAGAAATGGCCAGCCGCACCCACATTGCTGAATTCCTCATCCGCGCAGGCCATGTTAAAAACAAACAGCAGGCATTTACCAAATACCTGGGCGACGGCAAATCCTGTTCCGTCAGACACGAATGGGCCACACTGGAAGACTGCGTAGCCGCGATTACAGGCGCGGGCGGCATGGCCATTATCGCCCACCCGATGCGCTATGAATTATCCGCCACCGCCAAACGAAACCTGTTTCAAGAATTTAAAAACCTTGGCGGCGCAGGAATTGAAGTGCACAGTGGCAACTGCTGTAAAAACGACCGCCTCAACTATGCCCTGCTTGCCGACCGCTTCGACTTTCTCGCCAGCGCAGGCAGCGACTTCCACCGCCTCAACGACTTCAGCGGCGGCATACTCGGCGCCTGTCCCGACTTACCCGAACAATGCCGCCCGGTCTGGGAACACTTTAAGGCCGTCTGA